In the Silene latifolia isolate original U9 population chromosome 1, ASM4854445v1, whole genome shotgun sequence genome, CTTCATCTAATCACACTTTAAGAATCAATCCAAAGCAATATCTAAACCCTCAAAAGATGAATATCACAATACATTTTTATCATCGTCAACGTGGTCATTCACTAAGTCAATGCCAGAACACCTTAACATTAACATCTCACAAGTCCATAAATTACTATTTGTCTCTCTCAAACAACCCTTTAAAAGATACGATCAGTAAACAAATCCTCaatcgataaatcataaaataTTTCATGACTCTCTAATTGCCAATAACGATTCTTACTCCTCAAATATGATATTCCATTTATAGACGAGCATAGTCTCCAAAATTCCCAACATGCTCAATCTAAACTCCATGATAACATTCAATTCATTTCCATGATTCTACTCTTGATCCATAAATAACTCACATAACCTTTCCTTTAACACAAAACGAAAATCCAACAATTCTAACCATTAATTAAGATCATAAGCCACAATATTCCCAAATATTACCACAAGATAAATCCACCTTTCATGTCTCTCACTTCTAGTGAAACTGTCAAACCCCCAATCATACATCTTATGCCAAATATCACCACCCTTTATCATCAAAAGGATTTCCTCAAATATATAAAAGACCTTAACAACCACTTATCCCAAGTGAGACTTTATCTTAACAACCACTATTCCCAAAGTAAACTTCATCTCAACAACCTCTAATCCCAAAATAAACTTCCTCGTCACCAAACTCATAATAATAAACGCTCTTTTATTTCATACTTGAATATCCCAACCTGCCAATCAATCCTAGCTTGAAGTCTCAAGAAACCACAAGAAGATCAACCTCGAAATCACCTCAAACAAGGACAACACCACCAAATAATCCAAAAGGATGAAGGTGCGATAAGAGTAAAGCTCGGGTTATCAAGGATTAAAAGTTTTGACCAACATAAAACCAAAATGTACGACACGTACATGCAAAGGACATTTTcaaaattgaccgtctttaaaatcaacaaatcATGCTCGAAAAAGTCATACATGAACAACACACTTTATACAATTAATGAAGAAACAAAACGTGAAgtcataaacaacacaatatataaACTATacatttaatataattaataacgATAAACATCAAGACattaacaaacaaatatataaacAAAACATACAAGACAATTAATAACGATGTgaaacattaaggcataaacaaagaagtccttaattgtttctaccccatttactctcactcatttactaagtcaatttaattttagtcattaactacgcgagagttgggagcgtgttcgctctgataccaactgtaaaaacccggattataaaacaaaggaaaaacttatataaagtaaatatcagagtacgatactgataaaagggacctgaccaatccggttcacTACTAAACCACAAGAACAAGGATGTCTTCTAACACATCAAACACACCTTCAAGAACTTATGCATCAATCCTCAAAGGGTCTTCAAGTGTTGCACCTTCATCAAGCATGCAACCAATTGGTGTTTCTAcaagaagaatgggaaagaaGGCTGTTATCAATACTGTTGCTGAAAGCTTGCGCACCGCTCTAAAAGGCCTCGTAAGTACTCAATTGCATCCATTGCTGCTACTGCAACTGCTATAATCAACAAGACTTCATCTCCACAAAATGAGAGCAAGAAGTTCAAAGCTAGTGGTGATTCATCCCCTCGCAAGGTGAAGAAAGCAATGCCAAAGAAGGAGGAAGCTTCAACCCCTATTTTTGAATCAGTCATGGTTGTTGGTGGCACTAGCCTCGAAGAACAAATGGAGAATGTGAACAAGCTCCTTGAGAAGATGATGCAAGAAAATGAAGAGAAGAATAGGAGGATTGAAGAACTTCAAAGGAAAATGGAAGAGCTTCGTAACAAGGGCAATTCAAGCCATCATGACACTGAAGAAGaggagaaggaagaagaagatgacaGGATGGTGAGAAGCCCCCGAAAAATTATCTTAGTGCCTACACGGAAAAGAAACTGCAAGACTTGATAGCCAACACGATCAAGAGCCAGTTAGGTGAAGGTTCCTCTAGCAGTCTTCGATACATGAAGCCCTACACAAAGAGGATGGATGTCTTACGCGTGCCTGCCAGATATCAACCCCCCAAGTTCCAACAGTTCGATGGAAAGGGCACCCCCAAACAACACATTGCTCACTTTGTGGAGACATGCAATAACGCCGGGACAGATGGGGACTTGTTAGTGAAGCAGTTTATTCGTTCCCTCAAAGGCATAGCTTTCAATTGGTATACAGATTTAGGTTCTGAGTCGATCAACAGCTGGGACCAAATGGAGAACGAGTTCATGAATAGATTCTATAGTACAAGGCGTATAGTGAGCATGAGTGAACTAATGAAAACAACTCAATGAGAAGATGAAGCTGTTATGGAATACATCAACCGTTGGTGCGCGCTAAGTCTGGAATGCAAGGATCATTTAAGCGAAACTTCAGCAGTTGAAATGTGCATCAATGGAATGAAGTGGGACCTCCTATACATCTTGAATGGGAACAAGCCTAAAAGCTTTCAAGAGTTGGCAACTCGTGCTCAAGATATAGAGATAACAATCAATGCTCGAAAGAAGACAAACTCATCTTCCTCTAAGCCCGCTGGTGAGAAGAAAGAGTTCAATAAAACCGACAAGGGTTCTAAGGGCTCGTCCAAGGAAGCTATGACAGTTACCACCAGTGACGCGCCTATCAAAATCTTTGCGAAGCCTAAGTATGACAAAAAGACTGAAGCATACAACAAAGATTTTAAGCGAGATAAACCAACGCTAAAGGACTTGCAGAATAAGAAGTATCCATTCCCTGACTCGGATCTTTCAGGCATGCTCGATGATTTGTTAGACAAGAAAGTCATTCAATTGCTAGAATCAAAGCGCTTAGATCAAGCAAATAGGACGACCGATCCTAATTACTGTCGTTATCATCGTTTAGTTAGTCATCCCCTTGAGAAGTGCATAACCCTCAAAGAAAATATTATGCAATTAGTAAAAGATGGGAAACTCATCTTGGATATTGATAACACAGTGACAACAAATCACACCAGCATGATGATTGAAGGACTTGAAGGGCCAGCCATGGAAGTTTCGAATGTGATGGTCCCTCCTAAACAAGAAGAAATATATGTGCTTCAATTTGGAAGTCTTGAACCTATAGCTTTTCGAGTGCAAAGGTCGATATCACCGCCACAAAAGACAACTGAAAGTGCGACTGCAACCATGGAGTCCAttattgatgatgatgaagaaggtTGGACATTGGTGACACGAAAGAGGCCAAGGAAGCAAGTAAAGCCACAAAATCAACAACCAGTGCCACGGAGGAGAAAACAAactaagaggggggggggggttcaCATCGTTCTAACGGTAAAAAGAAATCGAAGAAGGTGATCAAATCACATGTCCTTTCAATTGATTTGCTAGAAAAACAACTTCTAACTCCTGTCATTCTAGAAGAGTTTTTCCCTAAAGGTTATCTCAACGAAGTTACTGTCAATGTTGTCACAGTGACTGATGAAAATGAAGGAGATAAACAAAAAATGGTGCTTCAGACCCCGCGTCGTTCAAACACTCAAGTCAATCCAAAGACACCAAAGTGTTAGCCGTTCTTGATGCTCTTCCGAAGCGTATGGGATGGAAGAAACTTTTTCACCTTCCTGAGGAGATGCGTCAACAAGTTGTCCAGgaattataaaattaaaaaaaaaaaccctaatgaTAGGCGATTTTGAGGCGATTTTGAAGACGACTTGCAGCCAAAATTAGGGCTTGATTTCTCTTCAATATGGCTCGAAATTCTGCAAAGAAATCAAGCAACAAGAAATCTACGAAGGTTAAACGTGTTAATTCAAATAAACCAAAGAGTAGTGGCCGTATTGAGAGAAGGAAACAGGGACCATCGGAGGTGGATGTGATACTTACAAAACCTATGGATGATGTTAATGGCGTCCCTGGACTGTCCTTTGATGATGAAGAGACACCCTCTGAGAATACTCAGTGGGTTACACAAAGAGGTAAGAAACCTGGTTCAAAACTGCAAACTGATAACCAGCCTGAAACAGAGGTTCCCTCTGTTTTGGAGCAACCAACAGAAGTGACGGCACAGATCCTTCAGTTTTCCAAAGAAGATGTGCAGGAGGAAGTAGAATATTGGAATCAAGCAGTGATATGCTTTGTGTTAGGAGCCAATCCTCCATGGGAGGTGTTGGAAGGTTTTATTCACCGAATTTGGAATAAGTATGGCATTGATAAAATTTCATTTTTACCAAATGGTATATTCCTTGTTCGGTTTAAGGAAATGAAGAATAAGGATGCAGTATTGCAAGCTGGATACCATATAATTGACGATAAACCACTAGTGGTCAAGCCATGGCAAAGTGATGTTGATCTTTTAAAAGAAGAGGTTAAGGTGGTACCAGCATGGATGAGATTGTATGGGTTACCATTGAAGTTTTGGGGTAAATGTTTGCCTAAGATAGCTGGTCTAGTGGGCCCTTTTTGTCAAGACTGATCAAGCCACAGAGGAGAAAACTAGATTGGGGTATGCTAGAGTCATGATTGAATTGAATGTAGGGCATAAATTTCCAACTAGTGTGCAATTTAAGGATAAACATGGCACTTTATTGAAAATCAAGGTGGAGTATGAGTGGAAACCGAGTATTTGTTTGAAATGTAAAGGCATGGGGCATGAAACTACTGAGTGTAGGAGATCTCAAAATAAACAACAGCCAAAACCAAAAGGTACAATGGTTTGGAGATAGGTCCCTAAGGTCAATACTGTTTTATCAGTCAAGGAATATCCAGAGCTCCCAGGTACAACTCCATCTAAGCCTCATAATGAGGAGAATGAGGACAGTGAATTGGAAGACATAATTTATCTGGATGCTATTGAGAAAGAACAGAATCAGGTGACACAAACTGGTGACCCTCCACATATACCTGATTCTCATGAATAGTATTGGATTTTGGAATGTGAGAGGACTTAATAGTGTAAATAAACAGAAGTTAGTTAGATGTTTTATGAATAATCATTCAGTAGGCCTGTTTGGCTTACTTGAGACTAAAATAAATGGAAATAATGTGAGTAATATTTCCCTCAATATGTTTGATGGTTGGTGTGTTACTACCAATTGTCATACACATAAGGGAGGTAGGGTGTGGTTACTCTGGAAACCTCATCTGTTTGATGTTTGGGTGCTGCATTATGATCCTCAATTCATTCATGCTAAAGTTCAAATCAAAGCTACTGCGAAATGTTTCTTCTTAACTATGGTATATGCTTTTAATGAAGGAACTGACAGAATTGGGTTATGGAACTGGTTGAATAGCTATGCTGTTGGATGCACTGAACCTTGGACTATTGTAGGAGATTTTAACACAGTGATGAATCCTGATGAACGGTTAGGTGGTCAGACTAAGCCTAAAGACATGGAAGCTTTTGTGGATTGTATGAATAGCTGTGATATGGTTGATATCCAGGCTACTGGGGCCTTCTTCACTTGGACGAACAAACAGGATGATACACATAGGAAGTATAGTAGGTTAGATCGTTTCCTTATTAATTCACACTGGACTACTATGTTTCCTGAAATGGTAGGGCATTTTCATCTTGAAGGAGTTTTAGATCACACCCCCTGTGCTGTTTATAATAAGAAGTTAATTGTCAAGAAAAATAGGAGCTTCAAATATTTTTCTATGTGGAGTGGGGCTGCAGAATTTTTGCCTAAAGTTCAGGAGGTTTGGGACAGAAATATACTAGGCACCAAGATGTTCTGTATTGTGAAAAAGCTTAAGGAGTTGAAAGCTGTCCTCAAAGATTTGAACAAAACCTGTTATGCTGATATTGAAGTCCAAACTGCAGAGGCTGAGAAAGATCTTAATGCTATTCAGTTGCAGTTGAGTGAGGCTCCTACTAGCTCTGATCTGGTTAACCAAACTTAGGAGGCTTCTTAAAGATAGAGACAGTTTCCTTCAGCAGAAAGCCAAGGCTCAATGGCTAGAGGAGGGGACACAAATTCAGCTTATTTCCATGGTATTATCAGGAAAAAATGCATGAGGAACACTGTCATCCAAATTGAAGATCAGCATGGAAATGTTTGTTCTGATAGTAGTAGCATTCAGAATGCCTTCTTGGAGTACTATCAAGGTTTACTTGGAAGTCAAAAATCCACTGAGAGTGTGAGGGATGCTGTCTTGGCCTATGGTAATGTATGTACTGATGATCATATTGAGATATTGAACAAGCCAGTGACTTATGAGGAGGTAAAACAGGTGGTATTCTCTATTCCCATTGACAAAGCCCCAGGACCTGATGGGTATTCAAGTTGTTTTTTTCGAGATGCTTGGGGTGTGATTGGTCAGGATGTCTTTGAGGCAGTAAAGGACTTCTTTATAACTGGGCAATTACTTAACCAGATAAATGCAACCAATGTTAGCCTGATTCCCAAATGTGAGAGACCAACTTCTGTAAAGTAATTTAGGCCCATTGCCTGCTGCAATATGATATACAAGATCATTTCTAAACTCCTTTGCAACAGATTAGCTCTAGTATTACCAGATATTATTCATGAATGTCAGGGAGCTTTTGTTCAAGGAAGGTCCATTATTGAAAATGTCCTGATTTGTCAAGATATTGTGCATCAGTATTCCAAGAAGAATGTGTCACCTAGATGCCTATTCAAAATTGACTTGCAAAAAGCATATGATACAGTTGAATGGGAATTTGTGGAGCAAATGTTGACTGGTCTGAAGTTCCCAAGACATTTTATTAATCTGATTATGGCCTGCCTTCAATCCACTTCTTTTACTTTGGTCTTGAATGGGAATAATTTTGGATATTTCAGAGGTATGAGAGGACTACGTCAAGGAGATCCTGTGTCTCCTCTCATTTTTACGATCTGTATGGAATACTTGACAAGACTCATTAAGTTTGCTACAGCAAGATGgccatttcattatcatcctctATGTAAGGGACTCAAGCTCACTCATCTTATGTTTGCGGATGATTTGTTGATGTTTTGTAAAGGGGATGCTCCTTCTATTCTCCTACTTTTGAGAGCATTCACCTCCTTCTCTAAAGCCTCAGGTTTAAGCATGAATAACAGTAAGTCAGAAATCTTCTTTAATGGGATGCAGGAAGACTTACAGCATGACATTCTTGCTGTGTCTGGTTTCCAGGAAGGCAAAATGCCTTTCAAATACCTAGGAGTACCCATACAGCcaggaaagatgaacaaaagggaCTGTAATAGCCTGATAGAAAAAATGGTGGCCAAAATTCGTAGTCTTGGTGCAAAGAAGTTATCATATGCAGGAAGAGTTGTTCTAATAAATTCAGTGCTCAACACTCTTTACAATTACTGGGCAGCCATGTTCATTATTCCAAAGAGTATTATTAAGAGGGTAGAAGCTATCTGCAGGAATTTTCTATGGAGTAGCTCATCTGATTACCACAGGGTTCCACTGGTAGGATGGGATAGAGTTACCTTGCCAAAGGATGAAGGAGGTTTAGGTATTAAAAAAGCAGATATGTGGAATACTGCCTCAGTGGGAAAGTTGGTGAATTGGCTATATACCAAACCTAACAGGCTTTGGATAAAATGGGTTGCAAATGTGTATTTAAAGGGAAGAGAATGGCATGAGTATATCCCTGGTAACGATTCACCCTGGACCTGGAAGAGCATTTGTAAGGTTAAGGAAAGGATTAAGAGTGGTTTTAATGATAATTTTTGGGCTTCTTCTCCCAAAGGATACTCTATTCGAAGTGGATATGAATGGTTGATGGGTCAGCACCCCAAAACTGCCTGGTCTAATCTTGTGTGGAATAATTGGAACATACCTAAACACTCTTTTGTTGCTTGGATGATTATGCAAGATGGACTAAACATTAGAACCAAGCTCTATGCTATTAGTTTATGCCCTGATGATGCCTGCATTTTATGTGGGGATCAGCCTGAGACAATTGCCCACCACTTTTCAGAATGCAAGTTCACCTGTAAGGTTAAGGAGAGTATTGAAGAATGGACTGGTAAGCCACTGCCTGATCTTACTGCTTTACTATCTGCAAACAGGAACAGATTGCAATGGAAGGCTTCTGCGTGTGTTCAAACTGCTTTATGGTATATTATCTGGTTTCAGAGAAACAATGCGAGACATCAGCTGTGTGTTCAGAGACCTGACATTATAGCACAACAACTGAAACAGCTAATTCAGAGGAGAATTCGTAGCAAAATGTGTAAACTAGATAGCAATGGTGCCAATGATTGGCAGGCAAGCATAGGATTTATGTGTTAGATTGCCTTTGGGGGGATTCGAACCATAGTCCTTGTAATTATGATTGTCTTTTTTTGATATATTaaatatactcacatttcacctaaaaaaaaaacaagttgtCCAGGCTCTTCAAAATCCAGAGTTATATGAGGAAAAGGTAAAAGACGCAGGGGAGCCTGCAGAGCGAGAAAATAAATGTGTATCTTGTAACACCGCCTTATCATTCTCTGATGAAGATTTGTTGCTTGGATCAAAGCTCCACAATAGGCCTTTGTATGTATCAGGCTATATAAGAGGCAAGAGAGTGAACCGTATCATAATCGATGGAGGGTCTGGTGTAAATCTCATACCGAAGGCAATCATGATTGAGTTGGGCATGACAATGGATGAATTATCCAGTAGTCGAACAATAATTCATGGCTTCAACCTGAATGGCGAGCGTGCTATTGGCATAATTCGTGTGAACCTTAGCATGGAAGATTTATCTTCTGACACCTTATTTCATGTTATTGATGCAAAGACCTCATTCAAGTTATTGTTAGGTCGGCCTTGGAAGCATGAGAATGGGGTGGTTGCTTCAACTCTACATCAATGTCTAAAATATTATCATGGAGGTGAAAGAAAAATCAATGGTGATGTCAAGCCTTTTGCTAAGGTCGATTCATTTTTCGCGGATGCAAAGTTCTTTGAGGAAAATGGCACTTCAAGTGAATTCTTTCCATCCACTATTTCATCAACTGGGAAGAGAGGCAAAGAAAAAGAAGTTGCGAACTCTCCAAATACTTCTAGTAATGATGCTAAAATGGAAGTGGGTCAAAGTAGCCAATCGAAGAGCAACGAAAAACTCAGACATGGTGAAGAAGCTAAGGAAGAAGATCCATAAAAAAAAATGTAACTCCGGTGCTTCGGTACATTCCAAAGTCACGACGCAAGGAGGGTGAAAGTCCTTTTGCAGAATATAATAGCTCAAGGACAATGACCAAAGAGAAAGCTAAGTCCAACAATGTAGTCAAGCAAGAGTGGATGGTGAAGCTTCTCACCCCTCTACCTAGCACGGTTGAAAAACAAGTTGTGAGATACGCTCCTACTGGGTTCGTTCCATCATCAAGCAAATCGTCCCAGGGTCAAGAAAAGGGTGTgttcaactccaatgcatataaGTTGTTGGCTAAAGTTGGATATGACTTTGAAAATCCCACTCCATTGGGCAAAATTATCAATGTTGAGCCTTATGGCTTGAACGAAACTCAAAAGAAATTTTTTAAGAATGAGGGGAGCTTTAGTGCTTCCAAGGTTGGTCTAGGCTATGAATCTCGTTCACCTATAAGGATTGGTGCTCAACGAAAAGTAGATGCATTATCCTCTCAGTGCATCACACCTAAAGAAATGGTAGAAGATAAACGTACAAATTACACGACATCGCCAACACTCTCTGTCTTTGATCGGATTCGACCACCTGCAATAGGAGTGCCTCCTTCTGTGTTCGATCGATTGGGGGGCATAGTTCATCACAACAAGAAATCCCTTTAAAGAATAGTTTTTATATCTTCAAGAGATTGGGTGTTCAAGATAATGCCACTTGTGCTTGCCAGTCAAGTGCCTCATCATATTTGAAGAAGAAAGGATCAGTGCTTAAACGTCTGGGAGCTCCATCTCGTTCGGTGTTCGATCGCTTAAAAGACCCCAAAGGTATTAAAGATCGTAAGCAATCGCATAAAGCCTCAACAAGTCAAAGCAAAGAAGAGGTAAAAGTTAGTGATGATCTCAGAAGTGTTGTTCCTTCCAGAATGAAGCGCATAGAAGTAGTGGACATAGTTCAAAAGCAACCCCTTAAGGTAAAAAGGTATGTGGTGGTCCTTACTAATTAGAAGAAGTCATCAACTTTCCAAGCAAAGTGGAAGTTGCGACTTGGTGAAGCTTCGACATCATCAAGAGTGAGTAACAAAGAAGAATTGGAGGATGAAGTAATGTCAACTTATCCCATCACCATAGAGGAAGTCCTTGACACTAACGAAGAAGTTGAGGCTGATGAAGCTCCAGCATTGCTAGAGGATGGGGGCAATCAATTGTCGATGACCTAAAGGAACTAAATTTAGGGACTTCAGAGGACCCTCGGCCAATATATATTAGTGCTCTTCTTACAGAGAAGGAGGAGGATGAATACCTCAAGCATTTAACCGAGTACAAAGATGTTTTTGCTTGGAGTTACAAGGAAATGCCAAGATTAAGTCCTAAAGTTGCAATGCATCGTTTGGCAGTTAAGAAAGGTATAAGTCCTAAGAAGCAGCCTCAATGACGTTTCAGGTCAGAATTGATTCCTGGGATTGAGAAAGAAGTCAACAAACTTATTAAAGCTTGTTTCATTCGAGAGGTAACATACCCAACATGGATTGCAAACATCGTGCCAGTGAGAAAGAAAAATGGCCATTTACGCGTGTGTGTGGATTTTCGGGATCTCAATGATGCTTGCCCAAAAGACGATTTTCCTTTGCCAGTCATAGAGCTCATGATTGATGCAACGACCGGACATGAAGCTCTTTTCTTCATGATTGCACGGTAGGATATAATCAAATTCTTATGGCACCTGGGGATCAAGAGGCTACTGCGTTTCGTACTCCGAAGGGGGCCTTTTGCTACAAAGTTATGCCATTTGGTCTCAAGAATGCAGGAGCAACATACCAACGTGCTATACAAAGgatatttgatgaaatgttacACAAAACAATTGAGTGATATGTTGATGATGTTGTGGTTAAGTCTAAGAAAAGAGGAGACCATATCAACGACCTTCGTACCGTCTTTGAAAGACTGCgaaaatgtcaactcaagatgaatccGCTCAAATGTGCCTTTGGAGTTACTTTGGGGAAATTCTTAGGATTCGTTGTACGACACAGAGGAATTAAAGTTGATCAATCAAAGATCAAGGTCATTCAAGAAATGCCAGAGCCTAAAAATTTGAAGGAGCTTCGTGGTCTACAAGGTCGCTTAGCTTACATTCGCAGGTTCATCTCTAACCTCGCGGGACGTTGTCAGCCATTCAGTCATCTTATGAAGAAGGATGCTATATTCTAATGGGATGACAAATGTCATAATGCCTTTGAAAGTATCAAAAAGTACTTGTCATCTGCACCCGTGTTGGGGCACCTGTTCCAGGAAAGCCTCTTATCCTCTACATCGCCGCACAAGAACGTTCACTGGGGGCATTATGTGCTCAAGAGAATGAAGATAAGAAGGAGAGGGCTCTCTATTACCTAAGTCGAACTTTGGTGGGAGCTGAACTGAATTACTCTCCAATCGAGAAAATATGTTTGGCTTTGGTCTTTGCAATTCAAAAACTAAGGCACTACATGCAGGAACATACTGTCCATGTAATTTCAAAGGATGATCCTATCAAGTATATACTCTCAAGTCCAGTCTTGTCCGGTCGTCTAGCAAAGTGGGCAGTTCTACTCAAACAGTATGACTTGGTCCATGTGCCTCAAAAGGCAATCAAAGGGCAAGCTTTAGCTGACTTCCTTGCTGATCACCCAGTCCCCACAAAATGGGAACTTCAGGATAATCTTTCAGGTGAAGAGATATTCTATGTCGATGTACTTTCGCCATGGCAAATGTATTTTGATGGTGCAGCAAGACGTGATGGAGCCAGAGCTGGTGTTGTATTCTTGTCTCCCGAAGGTCATGTGTTGCCTTACTCCTTTGTGCTCACTGAACTGTGCTCAAATAATGTGGCCGAGTATCAAGCTTTAATCTTAGGCCTTCAGATGGCGATTGAAATAGGGGTCAAGGATTTAGACATCTATGGAGATTCCTTGTTGGTGGTGAACCAAGTCCTTGATGAATTCGAAGTGAAAAAAGATGATCTCATTCCCTACCATCAATATGCAATCCAGTTACTTAACAAGTTGGATTGTGTTACATATTGGACATGTGCCAAGGAGGGCCAATAAGTTGGCTGACGCGCTTGCTAATCTTGCAGCCACTTTGGCACTGGGGGTAGAGAAAGTCACGACAATTCTAGTTTGCAACCGTTGAGTAGTACCGCCGCTAGAAGGAGGAGAAATTGCAGAGTCATCTAACATGATTAGTGTCTACCAAGTCGATAATGATGATTGGCGACAACCTATCATCGACTTCTTGGAACATCAAAAACTTCCTGATGACCCTAGACATAAAGTAGAGATTCGTCGTCGTGCTCCAGGTTCATATATTATAAGGGAACACTTTACAGACGATCGTTCCTCGGGCGATGGCTAAGATGTTTTTGTGAAACTGAAGCCTCTAAGGCCATGTACGAAGCTTACTCAGGTGTTTGTAGCGCTCATCAATCCGGTCCAAAGCTTCATGATCGTGTGAAAAGAATGGGGTACTATTGGCCAACCATGGTGCAAGATTGCATGGACTTTGCGAAGAAGTGTGATGCTTGTCAGTTCAATGCAAATTTCATACATCAACCTCCAGAACCC is a window encoding:
- the LOC141657086 gene encoding uncharacterized protein LOC141657086, with translation MVYAFNEGTDRIGLWNWLNSYAVGCTEPWTIVGDFNTVMNPDERLGGQTKPKDMEAFVDCMNSCDMVDIQATGAFFTWTNKQDDTHRKYSRLDRFLINSHWTTMFPEMVGHFHLEGVLDHTPCAVYNKKLIVKKNRSFKYFSMWSGAAEFLPKVQEVWDRNILGTKMFCIVKKLKELKAVLKDLNKTCYADIEVQTAEAEKDLNAIQLQLSEAPTSSDLVNQT